Proteins encoded in a region of the Inquilinus sp. KBS0705 genome:
- a CDS encoding carbon-nitrogen hydrolase family protein, translating into MKIALASPVYPTSINNGLAQIKSMAKDAADQGAEIVCFPESFLPGYPMKPYTPEAGSAEKMETALAEVCEIAAAYAIAVIIPMDWYDGNKLLNIAHVVSKTGEVLGYQTKNQLDPSEDIIWIPGTQRHIFEVNGLKFGITICHEGFRYPESVRWAAREGAQVVFHPHFTGNDFEGVQITEWGDKNSPYYEKAMMMRAMENTIYFASAGYATKYQESTSSIISPDGKCIAHQPYGQAGVVVADIDLNKATGFLAKRFKAGLYQ; encoded by the coding sequence ATGAAAATAGCGCTGGCTTCCCCTGTTTACCCAACATCTATTAACAATGGTTTAGCGCAAATAAAAAGCATGGCCAAAGATGCCGCGGACCAGGGTGCCGAAATTGTTTGTTTCCCTGAGAGTTTTTTACCCGGCTACCCCATGAAGCCTTACACCCCCGAAGCGGGCTCGGCAGAAAAAATGGAAACGGCCCTGGCTGAAGTTTGTGAAATTGCTGCCGCGTATGCCATTGCCGTTATTATACCAATGGACTGGTACGATGGCAATAAATTACTGAACATTGCGCATGTTGTATCAAAAACCGGCGAGGTATTAGGCTATCAAACCAAAAATCAGTTGGACCCAAGTGAAGACATTATATGGATACCCGGCACCCAGCGCCATATTTTTGAAGTGAACGGTTTAAAATTTGGCATTACCATTTGCCATGAAGGTTTCCGCTATCCCGAATCGGTACGCTGGGCAGCGCGCGAAGGTGCACAAGTGGTGTTTCATCCGCATTTTACCGGCAACGATTTTGAAGGTGTACAAATAACTGAGTGGGGCGACAAAAACAGCCCATACTACGAAAAAGCCATGATGATGCGCGCGATGGAAAACACCATTTACTTTGCCAGTGCAGGTTATGCCACCAAATACCAGGAATCAACATCATCCATTATATCGCCTGATGGTAAATGTATTGCCCACCAGCCCTACGGACAGGCGGGAGTTGTAGTAGCAGATATTGACCTAAATAAGGCAACCGGCTTTTTGGCAAAACGATTTAAGGCAGGGTTGTATCAGTAA
- a CDS encoding ammonium transporter, which produces MKRYFPFFVILVILALTFIFPSVEYDKSVKPEFNTGDIAWMLMSTALVLIMTPGLAFFYGGMVNKKNVISTMLQSIVCMVIITVLWGIFGFSLAFGDSIGGIIGNPSTYFMMKGMLGNASWKLAPTIPLLLFAMYQLKFAIITPALITGAFAERIRFNSYIIFLVLFSVFIFSPLAHATWHPDGVLAKLGVLDFAGGTVVHMSAGWAALASALYLKRRNEANHSPARITYVMIGTGLLWFGWFGFNAGSAFGANHLAVTALATSTTASAAAGVTWIFFDMLRGRKPSAMGTCIGAVVGLVAITPAAGFVTVPHSLAIGIISAVVSNLVVEWRTRTSIDDTLDVFPCHGVGGMVGMLLTGVFANQAVNPANVTGDGLFFGHTHLFLIQLLALVATSIFSFFGSLLLLKVTDMISPLRVSAEDEILGLDISQHGEKL; this is translated from the coding sequence ATGAAACGTTACTTCCCTTTCTTCGTTATCCTGGTTATTTTAGCCCTCACGTTTATTTTTCCATCGGTTGAGTATGATAAATCGGTAAAGCCCGAATTTAATACAGGCGATATTGCATGGATGCTGATGTCTACCGCGCTGGTGCTGATAATGACACCTGGCCTTGCCTTCTTCTATGGCGGTATGGTAAACAAAAAGAACGTGATATCTACCATGCTGCAAAGCATTGTATGTATGGTTATCATTACGGTATTATGGGGTATATTTGGATTTAGCCTGGCCTTTGGCGATAGCATTGGTGGTATCATAGGCAACCCATCTACCTATTTTATGATGAAGGGTATGTTAGGTAACGCATCATGGAAACTGGCACCAACCATTCCCTTGCTGTTGTTTGCCATGTACCAGTTAAAGTTTGCCATTATTACCCCGGCGCTCATTACCGGCGCCTTTGCCGAGCGCATCCGTTTTAATTCATATATCATCTTTTTGGTGCTTTTTTCGGTATTCATATTTTCGCCGCTGGCACATGCCACCTGGCATCCCGATGGCGTTTTGGCCAAATTGGGTGTATTGGATTTTGCCGGGGGAACGGTTGTACATATGTCGGCAGGATGGGCGGCTCTTGCCTCTGCGCTGTATTTAAAACGCCGTAACGAGGCTAACCACTCGCCGGCACGCATTACTTATGTAATGATAGGTACGGGCTTGCTTTGGTTTGGATGGTTTGGTTTTAACGCGGGTTCGGCATTTGGTGCCAACCATTTGGCGGTAACCGCGCTGGCTACCAGCACAACGGCGTCGGCAGCAGCAGGCGTTACCTGGATATTTTTTGATATGCTACGCGGTCGTAAGCCATCGGCAATGGGTACCTGTATTGGTGCCGTGGTAGGTTTGGTGGCTATAACCCCGGCCGCAGGCTTTGTAACTGTTCCGCACTCGCTGGCTATTGGTATCATATCGGCGGTGGTGAGTAATTTGGTGGTTGAATGGCGCACCCGTACATCAATTGACGATACGCTGGATGTGTTCCCCTGCCATGGGGTAGGTGGTATGGTGGGTATGCTGCTAACCGGCGTATTTGCCAACCAGGCAGTAAACCCGGCCAATGTTACCGGCGACGGCTTATTTTTTGGCCATACCCATTTGTTTTTGATTCAATTGCTGGCTTTGGTGGCAACTTCTATATTCTCGTTCTTTGGTTCGTTGCTGTTATTAAAAGTAACCGATATGATATCGCCGCTGCGTGTATCGGCAGAAGATGAAATATTGGGGCTGGATATTAGCCAGCACGGGGAGAAGTTGTAA
- a CDS encoding NADH-quinone oxidoreductase subunit M has translation MNILTLLIFSPILFGFIILLLPSSVRASFKYITLFATLLQLCFAVYIYLNFKTGAAYAGVNQQDQFQFVQKLPWISLDLGGVGKMQIEYFVGIDGISVTLLVMTSLVMVIAAIASWEIKSNLKGFFALFLLLDMAVIGVFCALDFFLFYTFYELMLLPLYFLIGMWGGVRREYAAIKFFLYTLFGSVFMLLVMVGLYLSVKDPVTGSHTFNIIYMMDPANYVEGSVFSVLGHATIFGMPARTVGFVVLFIAFAIKVPVVPLHTWLPDAHVEAPTPVSIILAGILLKIGGYGIIRICMGIFPDVAFSGAYWLGLLGVISILYGAFNALAQRDLKRMIAYSSVSHMGFVLLGIASGTAEGVSGAVLQMVSHGFLSTMLFFLVGVIYNRVHDRDIYNFRGLGTLMPKYTVYIMVAFFASLGLPGFSAFVAEAFTLAGAFKSHSVNGLLPYWFALAGSVGILLSAAYFLWTLQRMFFGGLSLKGGDVWKTALSDINFRETITLLPLALMALALGIMPSLVLGKINDSVLALIQFMHIK, from the coding sequence ATGAACATATTAACCCTGCTCATATTTTCGCCCATACTGTTTGGCTTCATTATTTTGCTGCTGCCATCATCTGTACGTGCAAGTTTTAAATACATTACCCTGTTTGCTACCCTGCTGCAATTATGCTTCGCGGTTTATATATACCTTAACTTTAAAACCGGGGCAGCCTACGCGGGTGTTAACCAGCAAGACCAATTTCAGTTTGTGCAAAAGCTACCCTGGATAAGTCTTGATTTAGGTGGCGTTGGTAAAATGCAGATAGAATATTTTGTAGGGATAGACGGTATATCGGTAACCTTATTAGTCATGACCTCGCTGGTGATGGTGATAGCCGCTATAGCGTCCTGGGAGATAAAGAGTAACCTCAAAGGTTTCTTCGCGCTATTTCTATTACTGGATATGGCCGTTATCGGCGTATTCTGCGCGCTTGATTTTTTCCTCTTCTATACCTTTTACGAATTAATGTTGCTGCCACTATACTTTTTAATAGGCATGTGGGGCGGCGTACGGCGCGAGTACGCGGCTATCAAATTCTTTTTGTACACCTTGTTCGGCTCGGTGTTTATGCTGCTGGTGATGGTGGGTTTATACCTTTCGGTTAAAGACCCGGTTACGGGTAGCCATACCTTTAATATCATTTATATGATGGACCCGGCCAATTATGTGGAAGGCTCTGTATTTTCGGTATTGGGCCATGCAACCATATTTGGTATGCCTGCGCGTACGGTGGGCTTTGTGGTGCTGTTCATCGCCTTTGCTATTAAAGTGCCGGTAGTGCCGCTACATACCTGGCTGCCCGACGCGCACGTTGAAGCGCCAACGCCGGTATCTATCATACTGGCGGGTATCTTATTAAAAATTGGCGGTTACGGTATTATTCGTATCTGCATGGGTATATTCCCTGATGTGGCTTTTTCCGGTGCCTACTGGCTGGGCCTGCTTGGGGTAATATCTATATTATACGGGGCCTTTAACGCTCTGGCACAGCGCGACCTGAAACGGATGATCGCCTACTCGTCGGTATCGCACATGGGTTTTGTGCTATTGGGCATAGCCTCGGGCACTGCCGAAGGTGTAAGCGGCGCGGTGCTGCAAATGGTAAGCCACGGCTTTTTATCAACCATGCTGTTCTTTTTAGTGGGGGTAATATACAACCGCGTACACGACAGGGACATCTACAACTTCCGCGGCTTGGGCACATTAATGCCTAAGTATACGGTATATATCATGGTAGCTTTCTTTGCCTCGTTAGGCTTGCCGGGTTTCTCGGCATTCGTAGCCGAAGCATTTACACTGGCCGGCGCGTTTAAATCACACTCGGTTAACGGGCTGCTGCCTTACTGGTTTGCATTGGCCGGGTCGGTAGGTATCTTACTAAGCGCCGCCTACTTTTTGTGGACATTGCAACGCATGTTCTTCGGCGGCTTGTCGCTAAAAGGCGGCGATGTTTGGAAAACCGCTTTAAGCGATATCAACTTCCGCGAAACTATTACCCTGTTGCCGTTGGCTCTGATGGCCCTGGCCCTGGGTATCATGCCATCCCTTGTACTGGGCAAAATAAACGATTCGGTGCTGGCGCTGATACAGTTTATGCATATTAAATAA
- a CDS encoding amidohydrolase family protein, producing MKKLLSSVPLLLIVIAATAQNKPDEGGVFLLHKFEQHIGKETYTVENNKDAKKYTVDFKFVDRGSPVPLKAEIKVNPAGDPLELTIKGNTSRFSTIDEHITLKGNTAEIRVGDSTYQKAISAFTFPIAGYSPATVQQLLLQYWNNKKQPARINTLPYGALQIKKDGIDQLTFKNKPITFNRYLISGLIWGNEFVWTDNNNRLICVLTIDAEGDKTEMMREEYESLLPELIHRAAGYGMAAFTKKAPIAKAAKGIVIIGGTIINVEDGTKTHNGYLLIEDGVIKRMTQPGEVNLKYKPQVIEADGKYILPGLWDMHAHFEQTEWGPAYLAAGVTTVRDCGNELGFIDGIQKAIDSGKGIGPKILMAGIIDGKGPTALGIIQADTKEEAIKAVDTYKARGFDQIKVYSSVKPDILKAICDEAHKVGFTVTGHIPNKMTLQAGVDSGMNMVNHIQYVYSMMKRNKDRSVNFEDSTTIAAIKFIKDHHTVIDPTIGVYDLSYRSLSEDVTKMEPAFYTLPLPLQTQFKTTGEDSATAARFKPLLTSMKHIVKLLYDAGVPVVAGTDMGFPGFSVARELELYVDAGLSPAQALKTGTLIPAQVMGLDKKTGSIATGKNADIIIVDGNPLTNIRNVRNVKVVIKGGKVYGPGTLHKMVGFSK from the coding sequence ATGAAAAAGCTTTTATCATCTGTTCCCTTGCTTTTAATAGTCATAGCCGCAACCGCGCAAAATAAACCCGACGAGGGTGGTGTGTTTTTGTTGCATAAGTTTGAGCAGCATATAGGTAAAGAAACCTACACCGTAGAGAATAATAAAGACGCCAAAAAGTATACAGTCGATTTTAAGTTTGTGGATAGGGGCAGCCCGGTGCCGCTAAAGGCCGAAATAAAGGTAAACCCCGCCGGTGACCCGCTGGAGCTGACCATTAAGGGGAACACTTCCAGGTTCTCTACAATAGATGAACATATCACCCTAAAAGGGAACACTGCAGAAATAAGGGTGGGCGATTCTACCTATCAAAAGGCTATCAGTGCGTTTACTTTTCCAATAGCGGGTTATTCGCCTGCTACGGTGCAGCAGTTGCTGTTGCAATATTGGAACAATAAAAAGCAACCAGCCAGAATTAACACCTTGCCTTATGGTGCTTTGCAAATTAAAAAGGACGGGATAGACCAACTGACTTTTAAAAATAAACCGATCACCTTTAACCGCTATCTCATCAGCGGATTGATATGGGGTAACGAGTTTGTATGGACGGATAATAACAACAGGTTGATATGTGTTTTAACCATTGATGCCGAGGGCGACAAAACCGAAATGATGCGTGAAGAATATGAGTCGTTGCTGCCCGAGCTGATCCATCGCGCGGCGGGCTACGGTATGGCGGCCTTTACTAAAAAAGCACCTATTGCTAAAGCCGCTAAAGGGATTGTAATTATTGGCGGTACTATTATTAATGTTGAGGATGGCACCAAAACGCACAATGGTTACCTATTAATAGAGGATGGTGTAATAAAACGCATGACCCAACCGGGGGAAGTCAACCTTAAATACAAACCACAGGTGATAGAGGCCGACGGCAAATACATATTGCCCGGCCTGTGGGATATGCACGCGCATTTTGAGCAAACCGAGTGGGGCCCTGCCTATTTAGCAGCAGGCGTAACCACCGTGCGCGATTGCGGTAACGAATTGGGTTTTATTGATGGTATACAAAAAGCGATAGATAGCGGAAAAGGCATTGGGCCTAAAATATTAATGGCTGGTATTATTGATGGTAAAGGCCCAACTGCCCTGGGTATTATACAGGCCGATACCAAAGAGGAGGCCATTAAAGCGGTTGATACTTATAAAGCCCGTGGTTTTGACCAAATAAAGGTGTACAGCTCGGTTAAACCGGATATTTTAAAGGCTATTTGCGACGAGGCCCACAAAGTAGGCTTTACAGTAACCGGCCATATACCCAATAAAATGACCTTACAGGCGGGGGTAGACTCGGGTATGAATATGGTGAACCATATACAATATGTGTACTCGATGATGAAACGGAATAAAGACCGGTCGGTGAATTTTGAGGACTCTACCACTATTGCAGCAATTAAATTTATTAAGGATCATCATACCGTTATCGACCCGACTATTGGGGTCTATGACCTATCGTACCGAAGCCTGAGCGAAGATGTAACTAAAATGGAGCCCGCGTTTTACACGCTGCCTTTACCGCTGCAAACACAGTTTAAAACTACGGGAGAGGACTCGGCCACAGCAGCCAGATTTAAGCCTTTATTAACAAGTATGAAGCATATTGTTAAGCTATTATACGATGCAGGTGTACCCGTAGTAGCCGGTACTGATATGGGTTTCCCGGGCTTTAGCGTTGCACGCGAGTTGGAACTGTATGTTGATGCAGGCCTTAGTCCTGCACAAGCCCTAAAAACAGGCACACTTATCCCGGCGCAGGTAATGGGTTTAGATAAAAAAACAGGCTCTATCGCTACCGGTAAAAATGCGGATATAATTATTGTAGATGGCAACCCGCTAACCAATATACGCAATGTGCGCAATGTTAAAGTAGTAATAAAAGGCGGCAAAGTTTACGGCCCGGGTACATTGCATAAAATGGTTGGGTTTAGTAAGTAG
- a CDS encoding mucoidy inhibitor MuiA family protein yields the protein MEMATAMHPVIKLTTMTRSLLFAVCLIMCINGTLKADDSQKVSSKVEKVTLFLNGAQVTRTSTVSIAPGTSTLVFENISPGLDVQSIQVKANGDFTILSVKHELNYLNEQAKQVRINELQAQQKILRDKQSLLNASLAINQEEYNMLVKNQVVAGQNSGLDILKLKQALDFQTQRLTDIKKREQTINNQIADLNIELQKYDKQIADILKGSSTATSNILVTVSSKITTQSQFVLTYLVNNASWYPTYDIRAKNVNSPITISYKANVTQQSGEDWKNIKLTLSTGNPSVSGGKPELTPYFLNYGMYYAGQQGSITKVTGRVFDPADNSAIVGVSIRVKGTSIGTQTDAAGNYSLQVPAGNPMLEYSYIGYESVDRAVNMPVMNVALKVANNALNEVVVTGYSSGYLEGRAAGVQVDKATQVRLRGKSEFSSTPIEVAQTENQTNVEFAIANPYTVPSDGKQYLVEINEVNTNAIYQYYVAPKVSTDVFLTARITDWNKYNFLSGEANLFFEGTFIGKSLIDTHATNDTLSLSLGTDKNIVVTRTLQKDLTEKQTFGSNKKDTRDWLITVKNRKSQAINLLVEDQIPVTLNSDIEVEAQEVSGAQTDKITGKISWNLTLNSQAEKQLHLKYQVKYPKNQSVIVQ from the coding sequence ATGGAAATGGCGACAGCCATGCATCCTGTAATAAAATTAACCACCATGACCAGATCTTTATTATTTGCAGTATGCCTTATCATGTGCATAAACGGTACCCTAAAAGCTGACGACAGCCAAAAAGTATCATCAAAAGTTGAAAAAGTAACTTTGTTTTTAAACGGCGCGCAGGTAACGCGCACCTCAACGGTAAGCATTGCACCGGGTACCAGTACGCTGGTATTCGAAAATATATCGCCGGGGCTTGATGTGCAAAGCATACAGGTAAAAGCCAATGGCGATTTTACTATACTATCGGTAAAACACGAACTTAATTACCTGAACGAGCAAGCTAAACAGGTCCGCATTAACGAGCTGCAGGCGCAGCAAAAGATATTGCGTGATAAGCAGTCGTTGTTGAATGCCTCACTTGCTATAAACCAGGAAGAATATAATATGCTGGTAAAAAACCAGGTAGTAGCCGGCCAAAACTCCGGGCTGGATATCCTTAAACTAAAACAAGCACTCGATTTTCAAACACAGCGACTTACTGATATTAAAAAGCGGGAGCAGACCATTAATAATCAAATTGCTGATTTGAATATTGAACTACAAAAATACGACAAACAAATAGCCGATATATTAAAAGGCAGCAGCACGGCCACCAGCAATATACTGGTAACGGTATCCTCAAAAATTACAACGCAATCGCAATTTGTGTTAACCTATTTGGTAAATAATGCCAGCTGGTACCCCACTTATGATATTAGAGCGAAGAACGTAAACAGCCCTATAACGATATCGTACAAAGCCAATGTAACCCAGCAAAGCGGCGAGGACTGGAAAAATATAAAACTTACGCTATCTACCGGCAACCCCTCAGTTAGTGGCGGCAAGCCGGAATTGACCCCATACTTTTTAAACTACGGGATGTATTACGCAGGGCAGCAAGGCTCCATTACCAAAGTTACCGGCCGTGTGTTTGACCCGGCTGATAATTCTGCAATTGTGGGCGTAAGTATACGTGTAAAAGGCACATCAATAGGTACACAGACAGATGCGGCGGGCAATTACTCTTTACAGGTACCAGCCGGTAACCCTATGCTGGAATACAGCTATATAGGTTATGAAAGCGTGGATCGTGCAGTTAACATGCCAGTAATGAATGTGGCTTTAAAGGTCGCTAACAATGCTTTAAATGAGGTGGTGGTAACCGGTTATTCTTCGGGATATTTAGAAGGACGTGCCGCAGGAGTTCAGGTTGATAAAGCAACTCAAGTAAGGTTACGTGGGAAATCTGAATTTAGTTCAACCCCTATTGAAGTTGCACAAACCGAAAACCAAACCAACGTGGAGTTTGCTATTGCCAACCCCTACACAGTACCCAGCGATGGCAAGCAGTACCTGGTAGAGATAAACGAAGTAAATACCAACGCGATTTACCAGTACTACGTAGCACCAAAGGTAAGTACCGATGTGTTCCTAACCGCCCGCATTACCGATTGGAATAAATACAATTTTCTTTCGGGCGAGGCTAATTTGTTTTTTGAGGGTACGTTCATCGGCAAATCGCTGATTGATACGCACGCCACTAACGATACGCTTAGCCTATCCTTAGGTACTGATAAAAACATTGTGGTTACCCGCACCCTGCAAAAGGATCTTACCGAGAAACAAACCTTCGGCTCAAATAAAAAGGATACCCGCGATTGGTTGATAACCGTTAAGAACCGGAAAAGCCAGGCTATAAACCTGTTAGTAGAAGACCAGATACCCGTAACCCTTAACTCGGATATTGAGGTAGAGGCTCAGGAGGTAAGCGGCGCGCAAACAGATAAAATTACTGGCAAAATTTCATGGAATTTAACATTAAATTCGCAGGCAGAAAAACAACTGCATTTGAAGTACCAGGTTAAATATCCTAAAAATCAATCAGTCATAGTTCAATAA
- a CDS encoding NADH-quinone oxidoreductase subunit N, with product MKDLFPNIPSQLNDVLGSLPYFVPELYLTALFIVVLVTDLLFGKNSAKLCRTVAYAGMAIVMFKDIEQLPLVGGNANFLFNGMLLLHKTAIVFKFIIDLLAVVLLMYFAWDNRLKAHKKGLSDLYTIVVGSVLGLHLMTMAVNLLSIYLAIEMVSIASYLLASYRTENALSAEAGLKYVLFGAAASAVMLYGISLIYAYSGSLDVLSQDMASGLVQANTLSVSFALTLVFVGIGFKLSFVPVHFYVPDVYEGAATPVTAYLSTLPKIAAFALTVNFMSIFISPNGFYANWKGFDFELVLSAIGIVTMVVGNFAAVWQNNVKRMLAYSGIGHTGFALMALVTFTPQGLLALSYYLLMYGLANIAALALANYFENTEGITDVRDYKGLGFKYPVASVAFVIVLISLTGIPVSAGFTGKLFVFSAVYSIYQQTHNVWLMALMATGALTTVVGLFYYIKIPLNLFLKRTELVVSEHKRSFTLVILSSIIALLLIIFGIFPNLLIKYM from the coding sequence ATGAAGGATCTGTTCCCAAACATACCCAGCCAGTTAAATGATGTTTTAGGCAGCTTGCCCTACTTTGTGCCCGAGCTTTATTTGACCGCGTTGTTTATTGTGGTATTGGTAACAGATCTTTTATTTGGAAAAAACTCGGCCAAACTATGCCGTACCGTTGCCTATGCAGGTATGGCTATAGTAATGTTTAAGGATATTGAGCAATTGCCCCTGGTGGGCGGCAATGCCAACTTTTTATTCAATGGCATGCTGCTGCTGCATAAAACAGCTATTGTATTTAAGTTTATAATTGATTTGCTGGCAGTAGTGCTACTCATGTATTTTGCCTGGGACAACCGCCTTAAGGCCCATAAAAAAGGTTTGTCGGATTTATATACCATTGTGGTGGGTTCGGTTTTGGGTTTGCATTTAATGACCATGGCCGTTAACCTGCTATCTATTTACCTGGCTATCGAAATGGTATCCATCGCATCGTACCTGCTGGCATCATACCGCACCGAGAATGCTTTAAGCGCCGAGGCAGGTTTAAAGTACGTGCTGTTTGGCGCTGCTGCTTCGGCGGTAATGTTGTATGGTATATCGCTTATTTATGCTTACAGCGGCTCTTTAGATGTGCTGTCGCAGGATATGGCAAGTGGATTGGTACAGGCTAATACGCTGAGCGTATCGTTCGCGCTTACGCTGGTGTTTGTGGGTATAGGCTTTAAGCTATCGTTTGTGCCGGTACATTTTTATGTACCCGATGTTTATGAAGGTGCGGCCACCCCGGTTACGGCCTACCTGTCAACACTGCCCAAAATAGCTGCCTTTGCTTTAACGGTTAACTTTATGTCCATCTTCATATCGCCCAACGGCTTCTACGCCAACTGGAAAGGCTTTGATTTTGAGTTGGTATTGTCGGCTATTGGTATCGTTACCATGGTGGTGGGTAATTTTGCGGCGGTATGGCAAAACAATGTAAAGCGTATGCTGGCCTACTCGGGTATAGGGCATACGGGTTTCGCGCTAATGGCATTGGTTACCTTTACGCCGCAGGGCCTTTTGGCATTAAGCTATTATTTGTTGATGTATGGGCTGGCTAACATAGCGGCACTGGCACTGGCCAACTATTTTGAAAACACCGAAGGCATTACCGATGTACGCGACTACAAAGGCCTGGGCTTTAAATACCCGGTAGCTTCGGTAGCGTTTGTTATCGTATTGATATCCCTTACAGGTATACCGGTTAGCGCGGGTTTTACAGGTAAATTGTTTGTGTTTTCGGCAGTATACAGCATATATCAGCAAACACATAACGTTTGGTTAATGGCGCTAATGGCCACCGGTGCGCTAACTACGGTGGTAGGCTTATTCTATTATATCAAAATTCCGCTTAACCTGTTCCTTAAACGTACCGAACTGGTAGTAAGCGAGCATAAACGTTCCTTTACATTAGTTATTCTATCATCAATTATTGCGTTGCTATTAATTATTTTCGGCATATTCCCTAATTTGTTGATAAAGTACATGTAA